A single Drechmeria coniospora strain ARSEF 6962 chromosome 03, whole genome shotgun sequence DNA region contains:
- a CDS encoding RING finger domain containing protein → MEDPISTQEQQLCQLLAELPARFNYRFTEEASRELLTSLFWSLSGGNAEHMRLLVPSGKPPPSLKLSDAQGAVEGAEYTEAARGKRCGHIFKPGEASYMCRTCGTDETCCLCSRCFDSTDHTGHMVRIQISVGNSGCCDCGDDEAWNKPLFCTIHSDMQQASAKGKGKEAVGVPEELVTNLQMTIGRVFDYICDVISCSPEQLRQSKTQKKILKDEESSRLSSRYYGVESEPCADFALILWNDEKHTVQEVQDQVARACQKSNHDASRDAWETDAIGRSILTYTTDIDQLLRMARIMEAIRVTVTIRSARDTFREQMCGVLVEWLIDISGCTVGHDNQILRQTVCEEIMRPWRQGSLATHMLGLIDDEDEDDQDLESRTRLHGVNARFILALQTAAGTRADLEIAIGAAAINMPDDDDDDDDDDDDDDDDDGYDDDAEMEEGDDDHISVPSSGADAERDEDEDVLMVDARGGDANDLGLNWSQPGQSLEEDEATMAGYPPPPPPPAHLRTANRERDGTPSDSDTAEPLIAPAIYAKANVDIPKTPGKTERVTPRPGRYWLETPPVYTQRDNVPPSEDVFQRVRLDWLLLFDLRMWKKVRNDLRALYISTVVQIPEFKRILALRFASLYTILAQLYLVGDREPDHSIINLSLQMLTTPSITAEVVERGNFLSSLLAILYTFLTTRQVGHPWDVSPDAVLAFESGSVTNRRMYHFYQDLKFLFGSPHVQERIRSEPRYLMQFLDLVKLHQCIGPNVRAVVEHVEYEADSWITASLVTRQINLQARNLAEAFRNCPSDEIHHLQRAIRFTAKTVILNSIGAERHRFKQAEIKDGVKFKTLTDFEFDTEGASYDVVKFVVEKDSISFHHALHYTLSWLIECARSLPASNVRTLMSFTAQELRSKPKLMGRPQIPRSDYSAEDYLMAAFDYPLRVCAWLAQIKANMWVRNGISLRHQASTYRGVGQRDVSHHRDIFLLQTAMVVCNPSRVLASVIDRFGMDGWVKGLFELKSEAQDDAQHLDIVEDVIHLLIVLLSDRTSLIAPEDESNARVLAMRRDIIHVLCFKPLSFNEICNKLPEKYQEQEDFHRVLDEMATFKPPEGVSDVGTFELRHEFIDEIDPYIAHYNKNQREESEMAYRKKMAKKTGKPIEDVVYEPKQRIIPTGLFERLGDFTGTGIFAQIIFYSLLYPLVAEKFTPTVPFTRLETFLQVILHLMLIAILEDRTEEAGALSDTTNSFVNTALTRLARSNFMPNANNSRTIVSLLHLMSSKEEFKSVHPKIALVLKRLKQKRPQAFEAAFLNLGLSVDRIDTASPANNSAEEERERRKKAALSRQAKVMAQFQQQQKSFIENQGGIDWGSDLEDDEENMDLGGDRKHNWKYPTGTCILCQEDADDRRLYGTFALINESRILRQTDFQDPDHVREASQTPCSLDRSAEDIRPFGIARENRKMVEKLNPQGEVFLAERQAIGKGCRGDLSRPGPVASSCGHMMHFHCFEVYYDATNRRHTHQIARHHPEDTKRNEFVCPLCKALGNAFLPVAWKGLEESYPGTLQPKLPFGEFFDKQMASAYWLGGSKAREVEEPGLPMFQTPSVPGSLVENLNFPPPDVEAPQALWSSIFLRGHTSQRNTGATGTAGTANTEQTASSASKETLNDLVSAYQRLRDTLRVNGLHTRHAIDANADLANLLYSSDTLVSIVGFTISSVELQQRGIEARPGMTLLGKIPEQVLTHLRILSETASSYMLVGGRQEGRTKLIGHEFRKDCERQHCQLFMSRYFGTGTPESCGPVDVLPPLLTVDPFIFLVECGYGLAVDQDADITHLVRLCYLAELVKVVYHMGRNMPVAMWLGGLKDGQTEDASINEFAGFALAITQHSMTFHLAKGADEMDDGEDRGFQQPGVNTVAGWYSFVKKYALTFLRKTVVFLYVKYGIDFNSQASPNPEADELDRLTEALRLPTFDEMCASLSQHGPSFGWPDTMRDLVAGWIKHQVMWPGCSSEVSRSALVSHPGIYELIGLPKTYDTLIEEATRRRCPTTGKDLTDPVICLFCGDLFCSQSTCCQKTERIGSEKVKLGGAQQHMRRCQRNIGVFLNVRKCSTVYLFRQSGSFAAAPYIDKYGETDPQLRHGRQLFLNQKRYDSTIRNTVLHHGVPSQISRKLEAEINNGGWDTL, encoded by the exons CGACGTCATCTCGTGTTCGCCCGAGCAGCTGCGGCAGTCAAAGACGCAAAAAAAGATTCTGAAAGACGAGGAATCTTCCCGGTTGTCCTCGCGGTACTACGGCGTAGAATCGGAACCCTGCGCCGACTTTGCACTGATCTTGTGGAACGATGAGAAGCATACCGTTCAGGAGGTTCAGGATCAAGTTGCGCGAGCTTGTCAAAAGTCGAACCATGACGCTTCTCGTGACGCCTGGGAGACGGATGCCATCGGCCGGAGCATTCTGACGTACACGACGGATATCGATCAGCTGCTGCGCATGGCAAGGATCATGGAAGCCATCCGGGTCACCGTCACCATCCGATCAGCGAGAGACACCTTTCGAGAGCAGATGTGCGGCGTTCTAGTCGAATGGTTGATTGACATCTCTGGCTGCACCGTCGGACACGACAACCAAATCCTCAGACAGACGGTATGTGAGGAGATCatgcggccatggcggcaagGCAGCCTTGCTACCCACATGCTGGGACTCATCGATGATGAAGACGAGGATGACCAAGACCTCGAATCCAGAACAAGACTGCACGGTGTCAACGCGCGCTTCATCCTGGCCTTGCAGACGGCGGCTGGAACCAGGGCCGACTTGGAGATTGCCATTGGCGCTGCAGCGATCAACATgcccgatgacgacgacgacgatgacgacgacgacgacgatgatgatgacgacgatggctacgatgacgacgccgagatggaggagggcgacgacgaccacaTCTCCGTCCCCAGTTCGGGCGCTGACGCCGAGAgggatgaggatgaggacgtCTTGATGGTTGACGCGCGAGGAGGGGATGCGAATGACCTTGGCCTGAACTGGAGCCAGCCCGGCCAGTCCCTTGAAGAAGATGAGGCAACCATGGCAGGGtatccgccgccgccgccgccgccggcccatCTTCGGACAGCGAACCGCGAGAGAGATGGTACGCCATCGGACTCGGACACGGCAGAGCCGCTCATCGCGCCCGCCATATACGCGAAAGCCAACGTTGACATCCCCAAGACTCCAGGGAAGACGGAAAGGGTCACCCCTAGGCCCGGCAGGTACTGGCTCGAGACGCCGCCGGTCTACACGCAGCGAGACAACGTACCTCCGTCCGAGGATGTTTTCCAGCGTGTTCGCCTCGATTGGCTTCTCCTATTCGATCTACGCATGTGGAAGAAGGTGAGGAATGACCTCCGCGCCCTGTACATCTCTACGGTGGTGCAGATCCCGGAGTTCAAGCGGATCCTGGCCCTCCGGTTTGCAAGTCTCTACACCATATTGGCTCAGCTCTATCTTGTGGGTGATCGTGAACCGGATCATTCAATCATCAACCTCTCTCTCCAGATGTTGACGACACCTTCGATTACGGCAGAGGTTGTCGAAAGGGGAAACTTCCTGAGCAGCCTCTTGGCCATCCTGTACACATTCTTGACCACGCGTCAGGTTGGCCACCCTTGGGACGTCTCTCCCGACGCCGTTCTGGCTTTTGAAAGCGGATCTGTAACGAACAGAAGAATGTATCACTTTTACCAGGACCTAAAATTCCTATTCGGCTCGCCTCACGTCCAGGAACGGATCAGATCAGAGCCACGATACCTCATGCAGTTTCTGGATTTGGTGAAGCTTCATCAATGCATAGGACCAAACGTTCGTGCCGTCGTGGAACATGTCGAGTACGAAGCTGATTCGTGGATAACGGCCTCCCTGGTGACGCGACAAATCAACCTCCAAGCTCGaaacctcgccgaggcgtTTCGAAACTGTCCATCGGACGAGATACACCATCTCCAGCGGGCCATTCGATTCACGGCGAAGACGGTCATCTTGAACTCCATCGGAGCGGAGCGCCACAGGTTCAAGCAGGCCGAGATCAAGGATGGTGTCAAGTTCAAGACGTTGACGGACTTTGAATTCGATACCGAGGGAGCCTCGTATGACGTTGTCAAGTTTGTGGTGGAAAAGGATTCCATCAGCTTCCATCATGCCCTGCACTACACTCTTTCGTGGCTCATCGAGTGCGCTCGATCGCTTCCGGCGTCCAACGTTCGGACGCTCATGAGCTTCACGGCCCAGGAGCTGAGGTCGAAGCCGAAGCTCATGGGACGACCGCAGATACCGAGAAGCGACTACAGCGCCGAAGACTACCTCATGGCGGCCTTTGACTATCCGCTCCGGGTCTGTGCCTGGTTGGCCCAGATCAAGGCCAACATGTGGGTGCGCAACGGCATCAGCCTCCGGCACCAGGCCAGCACCTACCGAGGGGTGGGACAGAGAGACGTCTCGCACCATCGAGACATCTTTTTGCTGcagacggccatggtggtgtGCAACCCAAGCAGGGTGTTGGCCTCCGTCATCGATCGCTTCGGCATGGATGGCTGGGTGAAGGGTCTCTTCGAGCTCAAGTCGGAGGCCCAGGATGACGCCCAACACCTAGAcatcgtcgaggatgtgATTCATCTGTTGATCGTCCTCCTCAGCGATCGCACTTCTCTGATTGCGCCCGAAGACGAGTCCAACGCGCGGGTTCTCGCCATGCGCCGGGATATCATCCACGTGCTATGCTTCAAGCCGCTGTCTTTCAACGAGATTTGCAACAAGCTTCCCGAGAAGTATCAAGAGCAGGAAGATTTCCACCGAGTACTCGATGAGATGGCCACGTTCAAGCCTCCCGAGGGGGTTTCTGACGTCGGCACCTTCGAGCTTCGACACGAGTTCATCGACGAGATTGACCCCTACATTGCCCACTACAACAAGAACCAGCGAGAGGAGTCGGAGATGGCATATCGGAAAAAGATGGCCAAGAAAACTGGCAAGCCGATCGAGGACGTCGTGTACGAGCCCAAACAACGAATCATTCCGACGGGGCTTTTCGAACGTCTGGGAGACTTtaccggcaccggcataTTTGCCCAGATCATCTTCTACTCCTTATTATACCCTCTGGTCGCTGAAAAGTTTACCCCGACGGTGCCCTTCACGAGGCTCGAAACGTTCCTCCAAGTCATCCTGCACCTCATGCTGATTGCGATATTAGAGGACAGAACAGAGGAGGCCGGGGCTCTGTCAGATACCACAAACTCATTTGTGAACACGGCGCTGACCAGGTTGGCCCGGAGCAACTTCATGCCGAATGCGAACAACTCGAGAACGATTGTCTCTCTCCTGCATCTCATGTCGTCCAAGGAAGAGTTCAAGTCTGTGCATCCCAAGATAGCCCTCGTTCTCAAGCGACTGAAGCAGAAGCGACCGCAAGCGTTCGAGGCGGCATTTCTGAACCTTGGGCTCTCCGTCGACCGGATCGACACGGCGTCTCCTGCCAACAACTCGGCCGAAGAGGAGCGCGAACGGCGTAAGAAGGCCGCCTTGAGCCGCCAAGCCAAGGTAATGGCGCAgttccagcagcagcagaagagCTTCATCGAAAACCAAGGGGGCATCGACTGGGGCTCGGACttggaggacgacgaggagaacaTGGACCTCGGAGGGGATCGCAAGCATAATTGGAAATACCCGACCGGTACCTGCATCCTATGCCAggaagacgccgacgatcGGCGTCTCTACGGCACATTTGCTCTCATCAACGAAAGCCGCATACTTCGCCAGACGGACTTCCAAGACCCCGACCACGTACGAGAGGCTTCTCAGACACCCTGCAGCCTCGACCGTTCGGCGGAGGATATCCGGCCGTTTGGCATCGCCAGGGAGAACCGGAAGATGGTGGAGAAGCTGAACCCGCAGGGAGAAGTATTCCTCGCCGAGCGACAGGCGATTGGGAAGGGATGCAGGGGCGATCTTTCGCGGCCGGGGCCGGTGGCAAGCAGCTGCGGACACATGATGCACTTTCACTGCTTCGAAGTGTACTACGACGCGACCAACAGGCGACACACGCACCAAATAGCCCGGCACCACCCCGAAGATACGAAGAGGAACGAGTTCGTCTGCCCGCTCTGCAAGGCGCTGGGCAACGCCTTCCTGCCGGTGGCGTGGAAGGGGCTCGAGGAATCGTATCCCGGGACCCTTCAGCCGAAGTTGCCGTTTGGCGAGTTTTTCGACAAGCAGATGGCGTCGGCCTACTGGCTCGGGGGGAGCAAGGctcgcgaggtcgaggagccgGGACTGCCCATGTTTCAGACGCCGAGCGTGCCGGGCAGCCTGGTTGAGAATCTCAACTTCCCCCCGCCAGACGTCGAGGCGCCCCAGGCTCTCTGGTCGAGCATATTCCTAAGAGGCCATACGTCGCAGAGGAACACGGGCGCGACGGGCACGGCCGGGACGGCCAACACCGAGCAGACGGCCAGTTCGGCCAGCAAGGAGACGCTGAACGATCTTGTCTCGGCGTACCAGCGGCTCCGGGATACCCTCCGGGTCAACGGGTTGCACACGAGGCACGCGatcgacgccaacgccgaTCTCGCGAACCTCCTCTACTCGAGCGACACGctcgtcagcatcgtcggcttcaCGATCTCCTCGGTCGAGCTCCAGCAGCGCGGGATCGAGGCGCGACCGGGGATGACGTTGCTGGGGAAGATACCAGAGCAGGTGCTGACCCATCTGAGGATCCTGTCggagacggcatcgtcgtacATGCTGGTCGGCGGGCGGCAGGAGGGGCGCACGAAGCTCATCGGGCACGAATTCCGCAAAGACTGCGAGCGGCAGCACTGCCAGCTGTTCATGTCACGATACTTTGGGACGGGAACGCCGGAATCGTGCGGGCCGGTCGACGTGCTCCCGCCGTTGCTGACGGTGGATCCCttcatcttcctcgtcgagtgCGGCTACGGCTTGGCGGTGGATCAAGACGCGGACATCACGCACCTGGTCAGGCTGTGCTACTTGGCGGAACTCGTCAAGGTCGTCTACCACATGGGCCGCAACATGCCGGTGGCCATGTGGCTCGGGGGACTCAAGGATGGGCAGACGGAGGACGCGTCCATCAACGAGTTTGCCGGCTTTGCCCTCGCCATCACGCAGCACAGCATGACGTTCCACCTCGCCAAGGgggccgacgagatggacgacggggaAGACAGAGGCTTCCAGCAGCCGGGGGTGAACACGGTGGCGGGGTGGTATTCCTTCGTGAAGAAGTACGCGCTGACGTTCCTGCGCAAGACGGTGGTTTTCCTGTACGTCAAGTACGGCATAGACTTCAACAGTCAGGCGTCGCCGAATCcggaagccgacgagctggaccGGTTGACGGAAGCCCTCCGGCTGCCGACGTTTGACGAAATGTGCGCGTCGCTGTCGCAGCACGGGCCGTCGTTTGGCTGGCCGGACACGATGCgggacctcgtcgccggctggaTCAAGCACCAAGTCATGTGGCCTGGGTGCTCGAGCGAGGTGAGCCGGTCGGCGCTCGTGAGCCATCCGGGAATCTACGAGCTGATTGGGCTCCCGAAAACGTACGACACGCTGATCGAGGAGGCGACGCGGAGGAGGtgtccgacgacgggcaaggACCTGACGGACCCTGTGATATGCCTGTTCTGCGGCGACCTGTTCTGCAGCCAGAGCACGTGCTGCCAGAAGACGGAGCGGATCGGCAGCGAGAAGGTCAAGCTCGGCGGAGCACAGCAGCACATGCGCAG GTGCCAGCGCAACATTGGCGTGTTCCTCAACGTCCGAAAATGCTCGACGGTGTACCTTTTCCGGCAGTCAGGGTCGttcgcggcggcgccgtacATTGACAAGTACGGCGAGACGGACCCGCAGCTGCGTCACGGACGACAGCTGTTCCTGAACCAGAAGCGATACGATTCGACGATCCGAAACACGGTGCTGCACCACGGAGTGCCGAGCCAGATCAGCCGCAAGCTGGAGGCGGAGATTAACAACGGTGGCTGGGACACGCTGTGA